GATTACAGTGATGCAGTTTCAAGCCAAGGAACGCCAAGGACCGCTGGCAACCCCCGACAGCTAGAAGCAGCCAGGAGGGAATCTTCACTAGCCTTCTGAGGGGTATGAGCCATCCAGCGCCCTGATTCTGGACTATCAGGCTCCAGAACTAGAAGAGGACGTTTCTGTTGttttgagaataaatttctgttgttttaaataaaCTACTGTTGTTTTTGAATAAACTACTGTTGTTTgcagtattttgttacagcagccctggaAACAAATATAGGGCTTATTTAATTAGTGAAAATTAAACTACATGGTGCTTGTAATGACCTTTCCCCACTTTTCAATATTAAACTGAGCCTTATTCCATATGGAATGATTTAAATTATaagcctaacattccaggctacTAACTACACTTAGAAAAATCTGTAACTTTGAAAAATACAACTTAAGACATAAACTCTGTTCTACAACTGTGGGGGCTTTTCTTTATTTACATACATTGCTCACAGACCTTTAAATGGATAACTGTAATAGCTTACTAAGAATAAAGCAACAAGAGAGACAGTGAACATCAATATTAAATTCAGTGAATTTTTGATCAAATATGTATATAATCTGAGATGCCAATAagtaaaaaaaacagaaacttaaTTTATCCAAACTTAGTAACTAAGGCTTCTGAAATGTTACTTTAGCTGTGACAAAgaataatcacattaaatataaCTGCTCTACATTTACTGGCAGGAACTAGAATATCTACTAGCTCTACCATCTCTTGCCAATGCCCTCATATAAATGTTTAGTTacagatttttacattttatgaaatttaaattccTTAGTGTTTTTCAGCAcattcacacaaataatatagaTATGGCAACTCAATCCTACTATCATCAATAACAGAATTATACATGATGTGGACAGACAGATGTATATACaattatatgcatattttcataCATGCTTATATTATTTACAGAAACATATTTACATTAgcttaaatattattatatgatAGACAGATGCACATATAAAGTTAACTTTATTTGCTTAAGAACcaacattattttaaagaagtACATAAGGAGAAAAAGGATAGCTGCTAAGGGCTACTTTTTTAAgagctgtttctttttaaatttgggtAATGACATAAATGGATCCATCGATGCCTTTTATTATATTTGattgggctgggtcttcattgctgcatgcgagctttctctagctgctgtgCATGGGTttgtcattgcagtggcttctcttgtggagcacaggctctagagcacgtgggcttcaggagttgcagcgtgagggctctggagcacaggcacCGTAGTTAAAGTGCACGTGCTTAGTtaccccacggcatgtggaattttctcagaccagggatcgaacccgtgtcccctgcactggaaggtggattcttaaacactggatcaccagggaaatccctcaacAGCCTTTTAAATTAATCTAGCTTGAAAaatggacctccctggtggctgaaaaattaattttgtaatcaaaataatttaccatcattatttaaattaagaaaatatattaaagtattaaGTCCTCAGTGCTTGCCTTAGAACCACAaaagcatcacacacacacaaaaggataGAGGTGGGTCCATAGTCCAATAGACATCAATTTTTGAATTTATCAATtcaatccaagaatactggaatgggttgccttttccatctccagggatcttcctgacccagggattgaactcatgtcttctgcattggcaggtggattctttaccactgagccaccacagaagcccctcATCAATCCAATACTACTTTGTTCCTAAAATCACTATATTCCTTTGAAATAATTAAACTGAATATAAAAGCTGCAAATAGAAGGTAACCTCCCATTCAGAAAATTTTGTTATACTTAAAGGAGATTTAGGATACCTGCCTCCACAAATAAGCAGGCAATAAATCAGAAAGACACTGATATAAACATATAGTAATAAAACTGAAAGGTCAGAAGGCACATTCTGAAGAACACAATCTTGTAAATAAAAGAATACAGAtttactgctgctactgctgctgctaagttgcttcagttgtgtccaactctgcgtccccatagacagcagcccgccaaggctccctggtccctgggattctccaggcagaacactggagtgggttgccatttccttctccaacagatttACTAATAGGGTAATATTCTCAAGTAATGGTTATTTGAggtttagaaaattattttttattttacatatttaactCTTATGCAAGAacaaaaaaatgctttcttatGAGTACTTTTTATCACTTAGttcaaaaagaaagtttaaaaaaattcacaacagaaataaaagaaaatgaaatttccttCCAATTCAAATATTCTATGAAACACCTTTCTCCTGATTTTTCcttaaacttaagaaaaaaaaaaaaagatgatactaGTACGGTACAGAGTTCACTGTAGATTCAGTGCTACTTTCTTTATCCTGCTTTTCTTCCTCATGTGGTGAATCCAGCTCATGCCTATTTTCCTCTTCACTGGAATCACTGTTTAATCCACCTTCAACTCTGGCGAATTTCTTGTCACATGAACAACTTTCATAGGCTTGGTCTGTGGGAACAGCTCCTTTCCTTTGGGGTAAAATGGTGAAAAATGCTTCTTGCCAGTCTCTTGTCTCCAGGTATTCCAGAATAATCTCAAACACTGCAACAAAGACAAACTCTGTATGTTTCTTAGCCTAGCTCATCACAAtgctatatactttaaaatacattGCTTTTGTGTTAAGAGTGCTAATATGTCCTAATAACTACTTTGTTCTTATTACTTCCTTCTCCTGTATTAGCTGTCAGAGCTAATATGTACCAAGGCTCTCAAAGATGCTACTCTGTAGCTTTTCCTCATATCCTTTCTTAAGCACTCAGAGGTTTACCATTATCCGTTGTCAATTATAACTAATAGAGGacccctcttttttttccttcttattctttattcctgccacatttttatcctttatatgctaataaaaaaccaaaaaaaaaaaaaaaaagggggcagGGAGAAGCTACCATTAATCTAAATTTCTTCTAGCTTTCCACTCGCTCTGTGGAGTgtcttgcctcctttttttttcaaatactgtcCCGCCAAGTTCCTCTCACTTTAACACATTGATGAAAGGGTAAATTTGGATTACTTTATGATAGAAAAGGAATACATTATATATCAAAAGTCTTGGAAGAGGTTCATTTCTTGAATCAATAAATTCATTTCTATAACTCCCTAGAGCTTGctacagagaaatttaaaaaacccaaTTAATAGTTGTGTACTAACGAAAATCTCtactaaaaaaaatttcaaaaagcaaaactccAGGCAAAGACTTAAGTCTGAGGATATCTATTATAATATTTacaatagtaaaaagaaaaacatatcaaCAGAAGAATGGTTGTATTATCGTATTGATATATTCAGATGAATAAAAGTTACACAGCCATTAATGactcaataaatataaatggaggGAAAACACCCcacatttataacattttatgtAATAGAGTAAGAATCCATTTATATAATAAAGGATATTATGCATAGGAAAAGAACTTGGAGAAACACCAAAAAGTTACTATCAAGTATTTCTGGGTTGTGAAATAACAcctacttatttttctttacactTTTTTATAGCTTcaaaactttctaaaatatgCATGTATCAGTCAAACAAATCATAAATGGctacattttaattttccaaaggtatatattttctacttttccaaAATGTAAATAGAAGGTTATTTTTCACAGTGTTCACATAGGTAAATTTTTAGCTTATAAGTTTATAGCTTACCATGATTAACTGCCAAAACTTTTCTACTATTCATCTTCACAAAATTCCCAAGGGGAAGCTGTGCATGATCAATTCCATGATCTGATGCTTGTTTATATGTGAGTCCCTAAAACAAAGACATCATTACCTGGACTAGAATATTACATTATTTAAACTTAAAGTCTAagatagaataaataatttttaggaaAGACTTTAGTTCAGAGAATATAATCTGAATTTGAGTGTGTATATTTAAcagctaatttgaaaatattctcttgATAATAAGTATAGTCAGAATGTTGCTGGTATTTATTTTAACCAAACGAGGAAACCAAAGACATTATGCTCTCTATCCTGTCACAAAGTTCGTCAGTGGAAGAACCAAAGGAAAAACTGGCTCATGCCTCCTGACTCAAGCAGCTTCTCATCACTCCACACTGCCTTTTTCTCAGTTTAAAGTATTCAAACTGAATTCTTATAGAAGCATCATCACTCCTCTCATGAATCTGAAACATAGAACTGTTTCAATTACATAGCGCTGAGGCACAAGTGGcaaaaactaatgaaataaaaacctgaatgaaaaaaatttcctatggtccataaattttatatttccatttctgtcaATTAAAAGCATGCTGaattatgaaaacaaacaaacaaaccccaaacccaACCTTAGCTTGGTAGAATAAAAAGCTTTAGAAAGGAAATCAAGTTAAATCCTGTCTTAGGACTTTGTTTTAATGAAATGTAAACACTTTAGAAATTCTATTAATGTTACACTTAATTTATGTGtgagaaacacaaaaaataaacaaataatacaaatttCAGTGGAATAATACTTATTGGATGCAtgaatttcaacttaaaaaaaaagaatgctgaatATGAATTTTCTTCTCAAAATTAAAATCCTTAAAGCCTGGGTCTAACCAGGACTAAAAGAGCCCAAAGACATAACACAGGAGGAAAAAGAGCTAAATTTCTCAACTAatagtctgcattttaaaaaaataattattccttTATTGGCCACTTCATGCTGCACAGCTTCTGGGATCTTATAGCTCCCCAATCACagattaaacccaggccctcggcagcaagagcacagagtcctaaccacaggactgccagagGAGTTGCCAATAGTCTGCATATTTTAGAGGCCAATATTTGATAATAGGTCAAGTCAGgtctttttgaaaacaaaattgttttagTTCAGAGAAACAtacaacatgaaagaaaaaaaccagttctacagaaataagaaaacagaatttttctactaagaaaaaaataaaaaggctaaaGATCATCCTGATAAAATTCCCTATGATGCTATAGAGCTGTACTGTCCAACTGTAGACACAATTGACTACCTAAACttattataatctttaaaaactcaATTTCTCAATCATACTATGTACAACTCATGTGCTCAACAGCCAATGGGTTACCATACTGAACACGATGATATACATACTTCCAACAATGCATAAAATTCTCCTGCACAGTGGTGCTATAGGAGAATAATGAATTACTGTGTATTATTCTGCTGACAACATTTCAACAGATACTTAACTAAATAAATTGAGCTTAATTTAGCACAATGCAACATAGCTggcaaaacacaaaacaatgttttcttttagaaagtgtatttctgtaatttttcatttgaatgaGGGTAAGGAGGTGGGAAGAGACAAAAGTACAaattaaagaggagagaaaacacaTCCCATATAATCACATATTTGAAAATGGGCCTAAGTTTACCAGTTtggatataaatttttatataaattaatataaattttaccAGCAGGCTAGAAATTGATTAGCAGAAGCAGCATTTATCAATACAGAAAATCATTTAAGCACATGGGCTCCAGACCAATCTGGAGTTTCAAGTGTCTACTacctatttttattaattttagatttaatttttatgtgcctctggttcctcatctgtaaactgtgCGTACTAACAACACTGACTTCACTGGGCTGCAGTAAGGATAAAGCAAACTAACATGTGTGAAATGCTTCGCTTAGCTAGAAAGGTGACTGAAATATCGCGGTACTCAGTAAACACAAGCTCTCAGTATTTACTGTTAAGAAAATTAACATTACTATCAAGAACACTGGTACAGCAATTTTAAGTATgagcaaaagcaaaataaaaacttaatagTATGTACCTTGTGATGGTTGTGATCTACTAATCCTCCAATCACATAGGCCTTTGATTCATCTAATTCCTTTAATATATTAGGTGAATCTGATGTAAGATAAATCAGGTCTTCTTTCTGTATGAATTCACTATAGTGCTCTGGTTTGATGTGGATATCcttcaaaacacaaagagaaagatGCTATTAATTAACAGGATTTTGTGAAAATTGgctaaaaacaattattttcttttccctagaCAAACCTACCCAAAAAATATTTGACAGGAAGTTTGAAAGAATATTATAACAATGTATTACTTAGAACCTATCACTCCAACATCTTTTCACCTCACATCTCAATTATTTATGTAGCCTCCTGATGCTATTTCCACCTCTAGCCTCAGATCCTTCCAATTTACTTCCTCACATGGCTGGGGGACTCATTTTCTGAAAACACTACTCTCAATGTTTCATATTGATCTGTAGGTTAAAATTCAAGCTCCTTAACTTAGTAACTCTCACCTTAATACAGCACCAATCTATCTTTCTAACTTTCTGTTCCAACAGAACAAATgcatttttgttatatatttgCTCACAGTGTTCTCCAGCCAAAGAATGCCTTCTCCAAttacttccttctccatttatatGAATCATCAAAAAGAAAGGGCTTACAGATTTAATAATTTTCATGTATCTACTTCCACAAAAAGAGACATTTGAAATCTTCTTTACCAAAACTGTCAGGTCAGAGGTACTGAAGGCTGAACAACAGTAGGCAGAATTTTGCAAATTGCAccgaaagaaaaaaaggaagatatatCACAAAGTTTAGATGGCACTTCTCAATAATTtttgtggaaataaaaaaatgaagcaggagaCCTCTCACCTAAGTGTATATAGCCTATTGATTAATAAGCAGCCATTTTTCTGGAAAATGATATACAATAAATATGATTCCTATACTTAATAAAGGCCCCAAGAGGAACGTGCATAACTAGAAACTAGTGAACTCATTATGTCTCTGGAAAACTGGTGGTATAAAGTAATAAATTTTACAAGCCATAAAATAACTGAGAGTATGCCTACTCTAACTCATTACAGTATTTCTTAGGAAAACAGGTATGAATGTAAAACTTGGTAAATATATCatactttaaaacttaaaaagacttttgaaaatgttttatgctatagactattaataaaataaaaaacgcAGTCATTATAGGATTAATGAGTGAGACAGGGAAAGTCTGTCACAGTGAGAACTGGCttggagaaagggaaaaggtatAAGAATAACCCACCACTTCTGAGTAGAATAGGATTAAGGTTCCTTAGGGATTGGTACTAAAGCCAATCTATTAGTTATCTTTGCAAATAACAGAGTAGTTcagttcaaaaggaaaaaaaaaaaatgtgagccacatatgtaatttGAATCCtcctagtagccacattaaaaaaaaaaatgacaaggggcttccctggtggtcccatggttaagaatccaccttgcaatgcagggtacaTAAATTTGAcccctaatctgggaagatcccacatgatgtggaacaactaagcccatggaccatgactactgagccccaaggctgcaactactgaagccctagcgcctagagcctgtgctcttaacAGGAGATGCCACTGTAAtgggaagcctgcacactgcaactagagcgtagcccccgctcaccacaactagagaaagcctgggcacagcaacggagacgcagcacagccaaaaataaataagtaaatgattttaaaagggaCAAGAAATAGATGAAATTCATTTTAACAATACATTGTATTCAACACAATATACCTTAAATGTTATCATTTCAACTTATAATGAttgtgtttttttcattttaagcagatattttacattctttctcctttttgtacTATCTTTGAAATCCAATGTTTATTTGACATTTATAGCACATCTCAAATCAGACCAGTCACACTTCAAGAGTTCAATAGCCATGTGTGGATAGTGGACACCAGAGGGTATAGAACAGATTTAGAAGAAAACAAGTATATTTCCAAATTTTAGAGTGACTTCATGCTTATAAATAACGTATAGACAGTTTGCTGGGTTGAGATTGCATATAGACCtttaaattctttccttttttaaaaaaacatgttttaaagttGGCAGTAAAATAGCAAGTGAGATTTCATGAAAGAAGGTACAAACTATATCTCAAGTCTCTTAGCTTCTCTCCTTGGTAAACTTAGACTTAGGAACAGTGATACATAGGGTTTGGAGCTGCTGACTCATATTTGTTAGCACTATGTAGAACTCAGGTAAAAAACGCAGACTTTTAAGCCTAAAAATACTTTGTATTATATGAGACTTAATCGATTTTAGTTACCTTCCAGTTGACCCATCCTTTGTCATTTTCATCCATGTTCTTTTTCAGCTGGCCTCCATGGCTTGTCAAATAAAACTGATAAAGAGATTGGCAGGCACAGAAAGAGAGACTGAAAGACTATTAAagtcaatattttatttcctcacaCACTAATGTGACTATCAATGAagcacaaaatattttcattctggaaaaaaattaatttatgacatGCTTTGAACATGAAAAGACTTATCTTTGGTAGAAATGCGTATTTTTGTGCATCTCCTAACCCAGTAACTTCTGTATTCCACCtacattttcattccattttctaAGCAGTTATAATCTGCCTCTTGCTTGGTGATCATTTACTTTTCTATAATATTCCTGCTTCCATGTCAAGTTTCCCTTCCCCTTCTTTTGCCACTGCTGTTATTTATTACTAGTCCACAGTCTTCATAATTTTGCTTTGACTTTAAACCCTGAAACATATTTGAAATCTAATCAAGggtgaaaacaatataaaatgtaaaaatataatattactatcacttgagaaaaagaaaatatctaaccaaaattttaacaacattttctagtttttaacaTCAGTGAGCCAGAGTTAATTTTTAGCTCACTTAGAAttaaaacaataaggaaaatGACCCTACTCTTAAGAGCAGTCAACTAGTCTCACAAATCACTCCCTCAATCCTTCAAAATTATCAGTGactcaaaatcctttaagtaGAGAAAATCTGGCCAACAGGCACAATGGCACGTATCAGACTGGGGCAGTTCCGCTACTCCCCAGAAAGGAGTGAGAGCTGAGAAACTGGTAGGAAAATATGTGTATGTCCTTTAATGAAGATGTTCAACTACATAACAATGAACAGGTCAGTGTGTATAGGACTGATGATGACTGGGTACAGTGTATCTGAGAATAAtgtatgaaaaatgtttaaaatattctatttttgtagaaaaatagaacattttcccaaagagacATTTAGCTCATTAAGAAAGATTACCTGTAAGATT
This genomic stretch from Cervus canadensis isolate Bull #8, Minnesota chromosome 19, ASM1932006v1, whole genome shotgun sequence harbors:
- the TRMT10A gene encoding tRNA methyltransferase 10 homolog A isoform X1, with protein sequence MSYYIIACLKKRHQIMSSEMLPAFSETCNVERQQDLSEDGEENQKPGLSERFQPISKRQMKKLMKQKQWEEQRELRKQKRKEKRKRKQLERQCQPESNSDGSDRKRIRRDVVHSPLRLVIDCSFDSLMVLKDIKKLHKQIQRCYAENRRALHPVQFYLTSHGGQLKKNMDENDKGWVNWKDIHIKPEHYSEFIQKEDLIYLTSDSPNILKELDESKAYVIGGLVDHNHHKGLTYKQASDHGIDHAQLPLGNFVKMNSRKVLAVNHVFEIILEYLETRDWQEAFFTILPQRKGAVPTDQAYESCSCDKKFARVEGGLNSDSSEEENRHELDSPHEEEKQDKESSTESTVNSVPY
- the TRMT10A gene encoding tRNA methyltransferase 10 homolog A isoform X2, producing the protein MSSEMLPAFSETCNVERQQDLSEDGEENQKPGLSERFQPISKRQMKKLMKQKQWEEQRELRKQKRKEKRKRKQLERQCQPESNSDGSDRKRIRRDVVHSPLRLVIDCSFDSLMVLKDIKKLHKQIQRCYAENRRALHPVQFYLTSHGGQLKKNMDENDKGWVNWKDIHIKPEHYSEFIQKEDLIYLTSDSPNILKELDESKAYVIGGLVDHNHHKGLTYKQASDHGIDHAQLPLGNFVKMNSRKVLAVNHVFEIILEYLETRDWQEAFFTILPQRKGAVPTDQAYESCSCDKKFARVEGGLNSDSSEEENRHELDSPHEEEKQDKESSTESTVNSVPY